The DNA sequence ACGCTGCCAAAAATATAATTGTTCCGGCTACGTCAACAATATATATTAATAAGTCGAAATCATTTTCAATTTTATTGAAATTATGCCACTGAATAATAAATTTTACTGTTATTACACCCAGCGCTGTTGCAATCCATGTGTGCATATTCTGATTCATAATTTATGTCCTAAAATATGAACTTTTATATAATAAGATATAGCGACTGCAATCATTGCCATCGCATACAGCATATACCATGTGTACATTATAAATCCTTGTTGTTTATACGGGGCCAGTTAATGTCGCAAGGGTTATGCCACCTGTTAGGGCACCTACTTTTGTAGCAAACGCCAAAGGAGCTGCTGTCCAAAAACACCAAACTCCTACCACTACTGGAGCAGCTGGGCCAGATATTGTTCCAAGAAAGCCAGTAAACCCCCAGTAAACACCTTGAACGGCACTTGCTCCAGCAATAACTCCTACTGCAGCGCCAATAGCTCCATTATGAACTATATATTTTCCCTGAGATGCTAAAAAATTATGCTGATTATCAACATAGATAATGAACATGACATCTTTGTTTTGATTTTTGGTCACATTTGTTATAGCAACATAATCTAAGTTTTCATTTAAAAGACAGTCGCTTTCCTTTAGATCTTTTGCGCAGACCCATTGGTTTTCTGCAGGAAGATAGAAGCGCTCCATCAATCCTGTGACCATTGAAATATTGTCTTTCGTTGTAATAGTCATTGTTGCCTCTACAATAAAAGCGCAGACGCCTTTTATTGTGTTTGTTTCTTGTTCAAGGTTGCTATTATAGCAAATAACGTCATCTCCGACTCTTAAGTCTTTTATGGCTTTTAGTCGCCCGCTTGAGGTTGTAACTAATGTGTCGCCATCAAATCCGCTTGCCTGAATGAATGAAAAATTTGAAAAACACAAGAGCATAAGAATAATAGCTCTTAGATTGTTGTTTGTTAGATGATATTTAAGTGTAAGGTAGGTATATTGTATCATTAAATGTTCCTAATCGTAAAAAGTAATTTGTTACAATCTGCTTTTTACTACTCTCTTAAAAGCATGGTTGTTTATTTTCTCCTTCTGAAAATTCTAAAGATATGTGCTTATTGTAAGCTTTTGTATTATGTCAGACTAGGTGAATATAAAATATTCTGACTGAAAACAAGAGTCGTGTTCTAGATTGGTTTTCAGCTAGCTTAAAAAATGT is a window from the Candidatus Dependentiae bacterium genome containing:
- a CDS encoding Hint domain-containing protein, with protein sequence MIQYTYLTLKYHLTNNNLRAIILMLLCFSNFSFIQASGFDGDTLVTTSSGRLKAIKDLRVGDDVICYNSNLEQETNTIKGVCAFIVEATMTITTKDNISMVTGLMERFYLPAENQWVCAKDLKESDCLLNENLDYVAITNVTKNQNKDVMFIIYVDNQHNFLASQGKYIVHNGAIGAAVGVIAGASAVQGVYWGFTGFLGTISGPAAPVVVGVWCFWTAAPLAFATKVGALTGGITLATLTGPV